One genomic window of Vibrio parahaemolyticus includes the following:
- a CDS encoding NAD-dependent epimerase/dehydratase family protein: MVNYMKNNRINIISDDNEQLYLSQKSWDLLRNKTVLVTGATGMLAACMVRFFVYLNRKDQLNIRVLLLARSEQKVQNLFGELTGEFECFYQDVCQPIEFDDEVDFVIHAASNASPHHIKHDPVGIIQANVVGTMNLLELVKNKRVKNFLFMSTREVYGNLESQELIRERDFGSFDPLDSRSCYPESKRMAETLLQSYAIQHDVPFTAVRIAHSYGPGMFLNDGRVMSDLVGCVIDNQPIVLKSDGSALRSFCYVTDAVSAMLLVLLKGEVNTAYNIANETEEVSILQLANLLSDLGGGISSVKHEISNDNAYCQYKRTKLCTEKIEALSWKPRVDLKSGLEKTIEFIR; this comes from the coding sequence TTGGTTAATTATATGAAAAATAATCGGATTAATATCATCAGTGATGATAACGAGCAATTGTACTTGAGCCAGAAGTCATGGGATTTGTTGCGAAATAAAACTGTACTTGTTACGGGTGCGACAGGAATGCTTGCAGCTTGTATGGTTCGCTTTTTTGTTTATCTCAATAGAAAAGATCAACTGAACATCAGAGTTTTGCTGTTAGCCCGTAGTGAACAGAAAGTTCAAAACTTATTTGGTGAGCTGACCGGTGAATTTGAATGTTTTTACCAAGATGTTTGCCAGCCGATTGAGTTTGATGACGAAGTCGATTTCGTTATTCATGCGGCGAGTAATGCAAGCCCACATCACATCAAACATGATCCTGTTGGGATTATTCAGGCCAACGTTGTTGGAACCATGAATTTGCTTGAGCTCGTTAAAAACAAACGAGTAAAAAACTTTTTGTTCATGTCCACTCGTGAAGTGTATGGAAACTTAGAGAGTCAAGAGCTGATCCGCGAAAGGGACTTTGGCAGCTTTGACCCATTGGACTCAAGATCTTGCTACCCAGAGAGTAAAAGAATGGCTGAGACATTGTTACAAAGCTACGCCATTCAGCATGACGTTCCTTTCACTGCAGTGAGAATCGCTCATTCTTACGGGCCAGGTATGTTCCTAAATGATGGACGCGTGATGTCAGATTTAGTTGGTTGCGTGATAGATAATCAACCAATAGTGCTGAAAAGCGATGGAAGTGCGCTGCGCTCATTTTGCTATGTCACAGATGCTGTATCAGCAATGCTTTTGGTGTTGTTAAAAGGTGAGGTAAATACTGCGTACAACATTGCCAATGAAACGGAAGAAGTTTCGATATTGCAACTGGCAAACCTTCTTTCGGACCTAGGTGGTGGCATTTCTTCTGTTAAGCATGAAATATCTAACGACAATGCGTATTGTCAATATAAAAGAACCAAGTTGTGTACGGAGAAAATTGAAGCTCTGAGCTGGAAGCCAAGGGTTGATCTGAAATCTGGTCTAGAGAAAACCATCGAGTTTATTAGGTAA
- a CDS encoding IspD/TarI family cytidylyltransferase, protein MNVALIFAGGVGTRMQNSTKPKQFLELYNKPVIIYTLEKFEENKNIDAIVVVCVEPWIDYLRKLLFKFDIQKVKFVIPGGETGQESIFNGLCKIEEEFDHNSVVLIHDGVRPLINDEIINRNIEAVKSHGSAITTCPPVETFVLVDNEDVVKDVHDRSLSRLAKAPQSFYLRDILKVHRQAREDCYTEAIDSCSLMTKYGYDVRLVSGISENIKITSPIDFFIFKAIIDTQENLQVFG, encoded by the coding sequence ATGAATGTTGCCTTGATTTTTGCTGGTGGTGTCGGAACCCGAATGCAAAACAGCACTAAACCGAAGCAGTTTTTAGAGCTATATAACAAGCCAGTAATTATATACACACTTGAGAAGTTTGAAGAGAACAAAAACATTGATGCCATTGTTGTGGTTTGCGTTGAACCGTGGATCGATTATTTACGCAAACTGTTGTTCAAATTTGATATTCAGAAAGTGAAGTTTGTTATTCCCGGTGGTGAAACTGGCCAGGAGTCTATATTTAACGGCTTATGTAAGATAGAAGAAGAATTTGATCATAACTCTGTTGTTTTGATTCATGATGGCGTTCGACCTTTAATCAATGACGAAATTATCAACCGAAATATCGAAGCGGTCAAAAGTCACGGTAGTGCGATCACTACTTGTCCTCCAGTAGAGACCTTTGTCCTTGTCGACAATGAAGACGTCGTGAAAGACGTTCACGATCGTTCGTTATCTCGATTAGCGAAAGCGCCACAAAGCTTTTATTTGCGCGATATTCTTAAAGTACATCGTCAAGCGCGTGAGGACTGTTACACCGAAGCGATCGATTCATGTTCGTTGATGACAAAGTACGGATACGATGTTCGCCTAGTCTCTGGCATTTCTGAAAACATTAAAATCACGTCACCCATCGATTTCTTTATTTTTAAGGCAATAATCGATACGCAGGAAAATCTACAGGTTTTTGGTTAA
- a CDS encoding polysaccharide pyruvyl transferase family protein — MTAKKLVMVGYTHDTNLGDQVIADSAEYLIKKNIIDNEFSVERFNLNYSNEFNSFKRLKRKVINKILSRLSSSSSFDYKVGCYKRDYKNKFNDASAIVFAGGGMIKFKYQDCWAHISALVDTVADKPCPIFFNAVGVEGYDQSNYKCRLLKESLNHSAIKMVTTRDDLSLLNDGYIENGYIKTAQVADSAVFSSEVYGVQKKSRDVVGLGLVRARIFKDNGIDLDRTQVIELYASLISELEARGQSYQLFTNGLKSDVDILEDLETYLGKQLNVIEPQTPRELVELISTFKCTIAARLHACIISYSLTVPVVGLVWNNKVKMFGECIGYPERFFSHQDFDANEIIDRLTLSVAEGYEPNHYERYRETVNTSINKMISMI, encoded by the coding sequence ATGACAGCGAAAAAGTTGGTGATGGTTGGCTATACACATGACACAAACCTTGGTGATCAAGTGATAGCAGATAGTGCAGAATATCTTATAAAGAAGAATATTATAGATAATGAATTCTCTGTTGAAAGGTTTAACCTAAATTATTCAAATGAATTTAATAGTTTTAAAAGATTAAAAAGAAAAGTAATAAATAAAATTTTAAGCAGACTATCTTCTAGCTCATCGTTTGATTATAAAGTCGGCTGTTATAAACGAGATTACAAAAATAAATTTAATGATGCGTCTGCAATTGTATTTGCAGGCGGAGGAATGATTAAGTTTAAGTACCAAGATTGTTGGGCGCATATTTCTGCTTTAGTTGACACGGTTGCGGATAAGCCATGCCCGATTTTTTTCAACGCTGTGGGCGTCGAAGGTTATGACCAAAGCAACTACAAATGTCGATTGTTAAAAGAAAGTCTGAATCATAGTGCTATAAAAATGGTTACGACACGTGATGATTTGAGCTTACTCAATGATGGCTACATAGAAAACGGGTACATCAAAACCGCTCAAGTAGCAGATTCAGCAGTTTTCAGCTCAGAAGTTTATGGGGTACAGAAAAAATCGCGAGATGTTGTCGGGCTTGGATTGGTGCGTGCAAGGATCTTCAAAGATAACGGTATTGATCTGGATAGAACGCAAGTTATCGAACTATATGCCTCGCTTATTTCAGAACTGGAAGCTAGAGGGCAATCTTATCAGCTGTTTACTAATGGCTTGAAAAGCGACGTAGATATTCTCGAAGATCTGGAGACCTATCTAGGGAAGCAACTAAACGTTATTGAGCCACAAACGCCAAGAGAGCTGGTTGAGCTTATTTCAACATTTAAATGCACAATCGCCGCTCGACTTCATGCCTGCATTATTTCTTATTCGTTGACTGTTCCTGTTGTAGGGCTTGTTTGGAACAACAAAGTCAAAATGTTCGGTGAGTGTATAGGTTATCCAGAACGTTTCTTTTCTCATCAAGATTTTGATGCAAATGAGATCATTGATCGCTTAACCCTGTCTGTCGCGGAAGGTTACGAACCTAATCACTATGAGCGATATAGAGAGACTGTGAACACTAGCATTAACAAAATGATATCTATGATTTAG
- a CDS encoding LicD family protein produces the protein MKKLTFEQLRSVQMSILDRVHLFCERHDLEYSLAGGTLLGAIRHKGYIPWDDDIDIMMPREDYEYLLQNFAKEYPDFTFFNLDTKHNPYPFLFSKLSLNDSVISNGRIKGVGINIDIFPIDSLGKEKGAAKLRFSLMKAINFFARIQRSRHDRANPIVNIAFRLFQKCLKLLPKKWFLSAIKGLCSTCSVNDDGYAVSIGSSYLAKEFTESSLYHDYTSCPFEDRQYKCIARYDDYLSMIYGDYMQLPKEQDRENHDNVGFIKEHLLPM, from the coding sequence TTGAAAAAACTAACATTTGAGCAGCTCAGAAGCGTACAGATGTCTATTTTAGATAGAGTGCATCTGTTTTGTGAGCGTCACGATTTGGAGTACTCGCTGGCGGGTGGAACGCTGTTAGGGGCGATACGCCACAAAGGTTATATTCCTTGGGATGATGACATCGATATTATGATGCCAAGGGAAGATTACGAATACCTGTTGCAAAATTTTGCCAAAGAGTATCCTGATTTCACGTTTTTCAATTTGGACACCAAGCACAATCCTTATCCGTTTTTGTTCAGCAAGCTATCTCTGAATGATTCTGTTATTTCGAACGGGCGAATTAAAGGCGTCGGGATCAATATTGATATATTTCCTATTGATAGCCTTGGTAAAGAGAAGGGGGCAGCAAAGTTACGCTTCTCATTAATGAAAGCGATCAACTTTTTCGCTCGTATTCAACGTTCGAGACATGATAGGGCAAACCCAATAGTAAATATCGCATTCCGGTTGTTTCAAAAGTGTTTAAAGCTTTTGCCTAAAAAATGGTTTCTATCAGCAATCAAAGGGTTGTGTTCAACATGCTCAGTTAATGATGATGGTTATGCCGTGAGCATTGGCAGCAGTTACCTTGCTAAAGAGTTTACGGAGTCATCGCTTTATCATGATTATACTTCGTGCCCATTTGAAGATCGTCAATATAAATGCATCGCTAGATACGATGATTACCTATCCATGATTTATGGTGACTACATGCAGTTGCCAAAAGAACAGGATAGAGAAAACCACGATAACGTAGGTTTTATCAAAGAGCACTTGCTTCCTATGTAG